One Mya arenaria isolate MELC-2E11 chromosome 5, ASM2691426v1 genomic window carries:
- the LOC128236238 gene encoding E3 ubiquitin-protein ligase TRIM71-like: MASTARSRKGKQDVIGPGEFACGPCSADSKTQLAIGYCQFCRHYLCKNCFAYHQNLGRAHVLLDKDTMPREVSTPAVSMDPLLETCREHKHKILELYCKGHDEVCCVICATAKHKNCDYVYIPDFTETLSTPPNEDCSMVLKLIQALIGQLEHVKGESNKRLKDMERQRRDFAMAVRRYRKEIDVVLEQLEKQVLSGMKQVIEINTNDLNEQINKCDSSLEALRNTYKKTESAMESESVNRVFTIAKTSKRQVQENNNVLKEVKDSSYNVDVKFDENFEILKNMRKMKMFGKVSVKKDPVRFGTGLHEDNENGVKPGKTHGPVKKNIDGAVNKTHEQKTEMNDENRQQ, from the coding sequence ATGGCAAGCACAGCTCGGAGTCGGAAGGGGAAACAGGATGTTATTGGGCCTGGTGAGTTTGCCTGTGGTCCATGTAGTGCTGACAGCAAGACCCAACTTGCCATCGGATATTGCCAATTTTGCAGACACTACCTTTGTAAAAACTGCTTTGCATATCACCAAAACCTTGGACGAGCTCATGTCTTACTGGACAAAGACACTATGCCCAGAGAAGTGTCTACCCCAGCGGTCAGTATGGATCCATTGTTAGAAACCTGCCGAGAACATAAGCACAAGATTCTGGAGCTGTATTGTAAGGGCCACGATGAAGTGTGTTGCGTTATCTGTGCCACAGCGAAACACAAGAACTGTGACTACGTCTACATACCGGACTTCACAGAAACTCTGTCAACTCCGCCAAATGAGGATTGTTCCATGGTTCTAAAATTAATTCAAGCTCTGATTGGTCAATTGGAACATGTTAAAGGGGAGTCAAATAAAAGACTCAAAGACATGGAAAGACAACGGAGAGACTTCGCTATGGCTGTGAGACGTTATCGGAAGGAAATTGATGTGGTCTTGGAACAACTTGAAAAGCAAGTCCTTAGTGGTATGAAACaggttattgaaataaataccaATGATCTTAATGAACAGATCAACAAATGTGACTCCTCGCTCGAGGCTTTACGTAACACTTATAAGAAGACAGAATCTGCCATGGAGTCGGAGAGTGTGAATAGAGTATTCACCATTGCCAAAACAAGCAAGCGTCAAGTACAGGAAAATAACAACGTTCTGAAGGAGGTAAAGGATTCCAGCTACAACGTTGAtgttaaatttgatgaaaattttgaGATCCTCAAAAACATGCGGAAAATGAAGATGTTTGGGAAAGTGTCTGTGAAGAAAGACCCAGTTAGGTTTGGCACTGGTTTACATGAGGATAATGAAAATGGTGTGAAACCAGGCAAAACACATGGACCAGTCAAGAAGAACATTGATGGGGCTGTTAACAAAACGCACGAGCaaaaaacagaaatgaatgatgaAAACAGACAACAATAG